One Saccharomyces eubayanus strain FM1318 chromosome VIII, whole genome shotgun sequence genomic window carries:
- a CDS encoding UTP--glucose-1-phosphate uridylyltransferase — MTVFSSINEFEYNGTFEGIRKDVIVSQMIKALQKRFPSICDKNYELSLFLPIFQRYILENSSITHELDSERIRLLNITEFTEFEDIQDNDALDDALLTKLATVKLNDKVDSVIGKQSPLFEVKNGKCSLDIILQQIQNLNILFNCDVPLIFITTPETESQISDFLKESYPCNKVEWKTLVHSSFPAIDKDTLLPAVFQMNVCEDDLWYPCGSGNLIDTLYFSGELDNLIVQGKEVLFVSNMENLGATVDLNILSYMITNDINYLVEVVDRTANDSNTGVLATYESTLRLVDYKYLSRESARKCRTVNTNNIWINLRKLKNLIESDSLNLPICSSATKTVISNSQFMETLHLQTHLGDCIGFFSNSQVIKVPRNRFLPLATCEDLFLLKSNLYDLDTSGILSLYPLRFELLPSIKLGDEFDNYGTFKIGIPDIPNILELDHLTVTGNVFFGRKIILRGTVIIICDEDDVITIPDGSILENVIVRNKSQLEDIGQF; from the coding sequence ATgacagttttttcaagtataAATGAATTTGAGTACAACGGTACTTTCGAAGGAATAAGGAAAGATGTCATTGTGTCGCAAATGATAAAGGCCTTGCAGAAACGATTCCCTTCGATATGCGATAAAAATTATGAGTtaagtttgtttttgccCATTTTTCAGAGATACATCTTagaaaattcttcaatcaCCCACGAACTAGACTCTGAAAGAATTCGACTGCTCAATATAACAGAATTTACCGAGTTTGAGGATATCCAAGACAATGATGCATTAGATGATGCCCTTTTAACGAAATTAGCAACTGTAAAATTAAACGACAAAGTAGATTCAGTAATTGGAAAACAAAGTCCTTTGTTCGAGGTAAAAAATGGTAAGTGTTCTTTAGATATAATATTAcaacaaatacaaaatttgaatatattgtTTAATTGCGACGTTCCACTTATATTCATAACAACCCCCGAAACAGAATCACAAATCTCTGATTTCCTAAAGGAAAGCTATCCATGTAACAAAGTTGAATGGAAAACTTTAGTGCACTCAAGTTTTCCAGCAATTGATAAAGATACGTTGCTGCCTGCCGTATTCCAAATGAATGTTTGCGAAGACGACCTCTGGTACCCTTGTGGGAGTGGGAACCTAATCGACACTTTATACTTTTCAGGAGAGTTAGATAACTTAATTGTTCAAGGGAAAGAGGTTTTGTTCGTTTCAAATATGGAAAATTTAGGCGCTACTGTAGATTTGAACATATTAAGTTATATGATAACAAACGATATTAACTACCTTGTTGAAGTGGTTGACAGAACTGCCAACGATTCGAATACGGGGGTACTAGCCACCTATGAAAGCACACTACGGTTAGTGGACTACAAGTATCTGTCCCGTGAAAGTGCAAGAAAGTGCAGAACTGTTAACACTAACAACATTTGGATTAATTTGCGAAAATTGAAGAATCTAATAGAGTCTGATAGTCTAAATTTGCCGATTTGTTCAAGTGCAACTAAGACAGTAATAAGTAACAGTCAATTCATGGAGACTTTGCACTTGCAAACACATTTGGGAGATTGTATCggcttcttttcaaatagcCAAGTTATCAAAGTACCAAGAAACAGATTTTTACCGCTAGCAACATGCGAGGACTTATTCCTATTGAAATCTAATTTATACGATCTCGATACGAGCGGGATTCTCAGTCTCTATCCTTTAAGATTCGAATTACTGCCATCAATCAAACTAGGCGACGAATTTGACAATTATGGAACCTTTAAGATAGGAATACCAGATATTCCTAATATTTTGGAACTGGACCATTTAACTGTAACAGGGAATGTTTTCTTCGGTCGTAAAATAATTCTGAGAGGGACCGTCATTATCATTTgtgatgaagacgatgtAATCACCATTCCTGATGGCTCTATTTTAGAGAATGTAATAGTAAGAAACAAATCTCAGCTGGAGGATATTGGCcaattctga
- the PRS3 gene encoding ribose phosphate diphosphokinase subunit PRS3, with protein MPTNSIKLLAPDVHRGLAELVAKRLGLQLTSSKLKRDPTGEVSFSIGESVRDQDIFIITQIGSGVVNDRVLELLIMINASKTASARRITAIIPNFPYARQDRKDKSRAPITAKLMADMLTTAGCDHVITMDLHASQIQGFFDVPVDNLYAEPSVVRYIKENVNYMDSIIISPDAGGAKRAATLADRLDLNFALIHKERARANEVSRMVLVGDVTDKICIIVDDMADTCGTLAKAAEILLENRAKSVIAIVTHGVLSGKAIENINNSRLDRVVCTNTVPFEEKIKKCPKLAVIDISSVLAESIRRLHNGESISYLFKNYPL; from the coding sequence ATGCCAACAAACTCCATTAAATTACTGGCACCAGACGTTCATCGTGGTTTAGCTGAACTCGTCGCCAAAAGATTGGGCCTACAATTAACTAGCAGTAAGTTAAAGAGAGATCCAACCGGCGAAGTCTCCTTTTCTATTGGGGAATCTGTTAGAGACCAagatatcttcatcatcacaCAGATCGGTTCTGGTGTCGTTAATGATCGTGTTCTAGAACTTTTGATCATGATCAATGCTTCCAAAACTGCATCTGCAAGAAGAATCACTGCCATTattccaaattttccatATGCAAGACAAGATAGAAAGGATAAATCTCGTGCACCTATTACCGCTAAGTTGATGGCTGACATGCTAACCACTGCTGGCTGTGATCATGTGATCACTATGGATTTGCACGCTTCTCAAATTCAAGGATTTTTCGATGTTCCCGTAGATAATCTATATGCAGAACCAAGTGTTGTTAGATATATCAAGGAAAACGTCAACTATATGGATTCTATAATAATTTCGCCAGATGCAGGTGGTGCTAAGCGTGCTGCCACTTTGGCTGATCGTCTGGATCTAAATTTTGCATTGATCCATAAAGAAAGAGCTCGTGCTAATGAGGTTTCTCGTATGGTCCTTGTTGGTGATGTCACTGATAAGATCTGTATCATTGTTGATGATATGGCCGACACGTGTGGTACTCTAGCCAAGGCTGCTGAAATTCTTCTGGAAAACAGAGCCAAGTCTGTCATTGCTATTGTTACACACGGTGTTTTATCCGGTAAAgctattgaaaatattaataattCTAGACTGGACAGAGTTGTTTGCACAAACACTGTtccatttgaagaaaaaatcaaaaaatgtcCAAAACTGGCTGTCATCGATATTAGTAGTGTGCTGGCTGAGAGTATTCGTCGTTTGCATAATGGTGAAAGTATTTCTTACCTATTTAAGAATTATCCACTATGA
- the ETP1 gene encoding Etp1p yields MDQFEYKIILEFESQDQVESAYRVFKDVSSKSISDSTWEENIEGDNQQYQNWRIGNWSVDMLTDFTNQTSKEKETDLITSQYLGHGIIRLFKLNNANDPRDEKDILTIPGDDTMISILFVPTYFTVHDLLHFYIGDDIVNNQVSNFRILRNQQKGIGFNFMVLIKFRNAIDANNFKDEFNGKSFSRMDPETCHVVSIKEIDFQRKLFQRPAANEDFPYLLTDPFTVKKKRDLVKVELPTCPVCLERMDSETTGLVTIPCQHTFHCQCLNKWKNSRCPVCRHSSLRLSRDSLLKQAGDSAHCATCSSTDNLWICLICGNVGCGRYNSKHAIKHYEDTLHCFAMDIRTQRVWDYAGDNYVHRLVQNEVDGKLVEVGGSGNDITNDTGNSDELQNPAYDIRGKGSEGSSSNKKDGELAANFLRHREYHLEYVQVLISQLESQREYYELKLQEQNQNLSENSKLESLQKSMEDLKLQFQAAQNEWRKKEIIQKTKLEEDKLVIGGLQANLDHLTKKQEQLEQENNKLAESKQGLEEQVRDLMFYLDSREQFKDADDSVKEGTVLVQQTLGGAQASKSKKKRNKKKKPGK; encoded by the coding sequence ATGGATCAGTTTGAATATAAAATTATCCTAGAGTTTGAAAGCCAAGATCAAGTCGAATCCGCTTATCGAGTTTTTAAGGACGTTTCAAGCAAATCTATCTCTGACAGTACCTGGGAAGAAAACATAGAGGGTGACAATCAACAGTACCAAAATTGGAGAATTGGAAACTGGTCAGTAGATATGTTAACTGATTTCACAAACCAAACATctaaggaaaaggaaaccgATTTGATTACTTCACAATACTTGGGCCATGGAATAATAAGGTTATTCAAATTAAACAATGCCAATGATCCTCGTGATGAAAAGGACATTTTGACTATTCCTGGTGATGATACCATGATCAGTATCTTGTTTGTTCCGACATACTTCACAGTTCATGACTTACTGCATTTTTATATTGGTGATGATATTGTTAATAATCAAGTTTCCAACTTTCGTATACTaagaaatcaacaaaaaggCATCGGCTTTAATTTTATGGTTTTAATCAAGTTCAGAAATGCGATTGATGCAaataatttcaaagatgagTTCAATGGTAAAAGCTTTAGCAGGATGGATCCAGAAACTTGTCATGTTGTTTCTATAAAGGAGATcgatttccaaagaaaacttttccaaagaccAGCCGCTAATGAAGACTTCCCTTATCTGCTTACTGATCCATTTActgtgaaaaagaaaagagatcTGGTGAAAGTTGAACTACCGACATGCCCTGTCTGCCTGGAAAGAATGGACTCGGAGACAACTGGATTGGTCACCATCCCATGCCAGCATACTTTCCATTGCCAGTGCCTgaacaaatggaaaaacTCTAGGTGCCCCGTGTGTAGGCATTCAAGTCTGCGGTTAAGCAGAGACTCTTTATTGAAACAGGCGGGGGACTCCGCACACTGTGCCACATGCAGTTCCACCGATAATCTATGGATATGCTTGATCTGCGGTAACGTTGGATGTGGCCGGTACAACTCTAAGCATGCTATAAAGCATTATGAGGACACGTTACATTGTTTTGCTATGGATATACGAACGCAAAGAGTGTGGGATTATGCAGGAGATAATTACGTCCATCGACTAGTGCAGAATGAAGTTGATGGGAAACTAGTAGAAGTTGGCGGGTCCGGTAATGATATTACCAATGATACTGGTAATTCTGATGAACTACAAAACCCGGCTTATGACATCAGGGGTAAAGGGAGTGAAGGGTCAAGCtccaataaaaaagatggaGAACTGGCAGCAAACTTCTTGAGACATAGGGAATACCATCTAGAATACGTGCAAGTGCTGATTTCTCAATTAGAGTCTCAAAGAGAATACTATGAACTGAAacttcaagaacaaaaccaaaatcttTCTGAGAACTCGAAGCTAGAAAGCCTACAAAAGTCTatggaagatttgaaaCTGCAGTTTCAAGCTGCTCAAAATGAATGGCGTAAGAAGGAAATCATCCAGAAAACCAAACTCGAAGAAGACAAACTAGTCATTGGGGGGTTGCAGGCCAACTTAGATCATTTGacaaaaaagcaagaacAGCTAGAGCAAGAGAACAATAAATTGGCCGAATCCAAGCAGGGTCTAGAAGAACAGGTCAGAGATCTAATGTTTTACCTGGACTCTCGAGAACAATTCAAAGACGCTGATGATAGCGTCAAAGAAGGTACCGTCTTAGTACAACAGACCCTGGGAGGAGCCCAGGCATCTaaaagcaagaagaaacgcaacaagaagaaaaaaccgGGGAAGTGA
- the YAP3 gene encoding Yap3p encodes MDTSPSDANGFITFFDSQQQGQDQCNESSIFQDNNECAKQQRNLLNDQTSSFPMLNGQCPVLSLTESGNDLMFHNGISLPKADVVQASQPTPNSGDCASYLDENKSNFGDNNMDTNYSSGKKDNSSGSKTPPLYSDNLPGDSKAKKKAQNRAAQKAFRERKEARLKELEDKLLQSEKNRQSLLKEIQELRKANSEINAENRLLLRNGSEKATKSSRDVIDDSNSKYSFPTKDEFSTSMILEGKLDNKSTNSSKDNVPITKQKTQYTDETGRHVLTVPATWEYLYKLSNGKDFDVTYVMSKLQGQECCHSYGPAYPRTLIDSLVEEAASKE; translated from the coding sequence ATGGACACATCACCTTCCGATGCCAACGGGTTCATAACATTCTTTGATTCTCAGCAACAAGGGCAGGATCAGTGCAATGAGAGCTCTATATTCCAAGACAACAATGAATGTGCAAAACAGCAGCGAAATTTGTTAAATGACCAAACGTCTTCTTTCCCTATGTTGAACGGGCAATGCCCTGTTTTAAGTCTTACGGAATCCGGTAATGACTTAATGTTTCACAACGGCATATCTCTCCCCAAGGCCGATGTTGTCCAAGCAAGTCAACCAACACCTAACTCCGGCGACTGTGCTTCCTACCTGGATGAAAATAAGAGTAACTTCGGTGATAATAATATGGACACTAATTATTCCTCTGGAAAAAAGGATAACTCTTCAGGTTCGAAAACTCCTCCACTTTATAGTGACAATCTTCCAGGTGACTCCaaggcaaagaaaaaagcacaGAACAGGGCTGCCCAAAAGGCTTTTAGAGAAAGGAAGGAAGCCAGACTTAAAGAGTTGGAAGATAAACTGTTGCAAAGTGAGAAGAACCGTCAAAGCTTGTTGAAGGAAATTCAAGAGTTGAGAAAAGCAAATTCTGAAATCAACGCAGAAAATAGGTTGCTACTCAGGAATGGTAGTGAAAAAGCCACGAAGTCCTCTAGAGACGTTATAGATGATAGTAATTCCAAATACTCTTTCCCCACCAAAGATGAATTCTCCACTTCCATGATCCTAGAAGGGAAACTGGATAATAAAAGTACAAACTCGTCAAAGGACAATGTGCCcataacaaaacaaaagaccCAGTACACCGACGAAACAGGAAGACATGTACTAACGGTCCCCGCCACTTGGGAGTATCTTTACAAACTTTCGAACGGGAAAGATTTTGACGTGACCTATGTCATGAGCAAATTACAAGGACAAGAATGTTGCCATAGCTACGGACCGGCTTATCCAAGGACTTTGATCGATTCTCTAGTTGAAGAAGCCGCTTCAAAAGAATGA